CGGGGGTACGCGTATCGTTCTCCCTCCGGGTAGGGACGCATCTTCTTGCGGATGCCGTTGGCGTTGATCTCGAGCGGAACCTTGTGTTCGACCGCGGCGGCGATGATCTTCTCGGAAGCGCGCCGGGCGGGTTCGTCGAACGATCCCCAGGCGTACAGCATGAGGTCGGGATGACAGACGAACTTGAAGAGTCCGGTCGCGATCGCGGCGGCGACGGTCGTCGCATACGTCTCGAGCAACCGTTCCGTCGACAACGCATAGACCGAGCACAGGTCGTTCCGGTTTCCGGGATCGTCGACGTAGTGCTGGCCGAGCGCGAGATAGTCGAGCCGCTCCGTGAGCCTTCGGTACATCGGCGCGTGCTGCGGGAAGTATTCGATCTCGAGTCCTTTGAGGACGCGGATCCTCGAGCCGTATTTCTGAACGGCCGCCTCGCACTCGGCGAGGTAGGTCTCGAGCTCCTCGGGACGCATCCGGACGCTTCGGTCCTTCAGTTCCTCGAAGGGAGCGTGGTCGGACATCCCGATCGCGTCGAAACCGAGCTCGATCGCCCGCTTCACGTAGTCCTCGACGGTTCCGACGGCGTGGCGGCACAGATACATGTGGGTGTGGTAGTTGTTCTTCATCATTTGATCCGGAGATGGCATCCGATGCTTTCCTTCCGGGCAAGGGCCTGTTCGGCGATCGTCTTGGCGGTCGTCGCCAGGTTCAGGGTCTCGTAGTAGGCTTTCGTGAGGTTCGGGTA
This genomic interval from Candidatus Izemoplasmatales bacterium contains the following:
- a CDS encoding histidinol-phosphatase, which produces MKNNYHTHMYLCRHAVGTVEDYVKRAIELGFDAIGMSDHAPFEELKDRSVRMRPEELETYLAECEAAVQKYGSRIRVLKGLEIEYFPQHAPMYRRLTERLDYLALGQHYVDDPGNRNDLCSVYALSTERLLETYATTVAAAIATGLFKFVCHPDLMLYAWGSFDEPARRASEKIIAAAVEHKVPLEINANGIRKKMRPYPEGERYAYPRKEFWELARRMGVTVIVSSDAHTPDQLWDEDVKRCYEFSSALDLRVAEVLEF